A stretch of DNA from Acidimicrobiia bacterium:
CGCAGTACTGATGCTCGCGCCACTTTCCTGGATCCGAGAGTTCACGCCGGTCACCGCGCCGGTGCCCGAGCTCGTCGCGGCACTGAACCAACTCGGGTTGGAGGTCGAAGGCGTCGAGGAGCCGGGTCGAGAGATCAGCGGGGTGGTCGCGGGCAAGGTGCTCGAGGTCGTGAAGCACCCCGACGCCGACAAGCTGTCGATCGTCGACGTCGACTTCGGTGCCGGACACACGCGCGTGGTGTGCGGCGCGCCGAACGTCGTCGCGGGGATGATTGTCCCGTACGCGCCCGAGGGTGCCACGTTGCCCGGGGGGTTCACTCTCGTTCGCCGCACTATCCGCGGTGTCGTTTCCGACGGCATGCTCCTGTCGTCCCGCGAGCTCGGCCTCGGCGACGACCACTCGGGGATCGTGAGCCTCGATCCCGGGAGTGAGCTCGGCGCCGATGTGCGTGAGATCCTCGGTCTCGACGACGTCATCTTCGATCTCTCGATCACGCCCAACCGTCCCGACGCGATGTGCATCGTGGGTGTGGCTCGCGAGCTTGCCGCGCACTTCAAGCTCGACCTCGATGTCCCGGAGCCCAGTGCGCCGACCGACGCCGCGATCGCGAACGACATCAGCGTCGTGATCGATGCGCCCGACCGCTGCCCTCGCTACCTCGGGCGCGTCGCCCGCGTGACGATGGGGGAGTCACCGGCCTGGATGGCGCAGCGACTCGTGAAGGCGGGTATGCGCCCGATCAGCAACGTGGTCGACGTCACCAACTACGTGCTACTGGAGCGCAACCAGCCGCTGCACGCGTTCGACCTCGCGCGGCTCGGTGGTCGTGGCATCGTGGTGCGGCTCGCGCGCGACGGCGAGCAGATGACCACGCTCGACGGTGTCGAGCGGGAGCTCACGCGCGACGACCTCCTGATCTGCGACGCGGAGCGCGCGCCGCAGGCGATCGCCGGGATCATGGGCGGGTCCACGTCGGAAGTGTCCGGCGCCACCACCGAGATCCTGCTCGAATCCGCCTACTTCGAGCGGATGGGAATCGCGAAGACATCGAAGCGGCTGAAGCTACGGAGTGAGTCGAGCGCGCGCTTCGAGCGCGGCATCGACCCCGACGCGGTCGCGCGGAACGCCGAGCACGCAATGGACCTCTTGTCGCACGTTGCCGACGCGCGTGTTGCGCGGGAGAGCGAAGACGTCTACCCCGATCCCGTCGAGCGCGAACGCATCCGGGTGCGCACGAGCCGTGTCGATCAGGTGCTCGGCACCGCGCTCGACGCCGAACAGGTCTGGGACGCGCTCGCGCCGCTCGAGATCGAGCTCGACCAGTATGACGGCGACACCCTGGTGGCCACGGTGCCCACGTTCCGGCCCGACCTCGAACGCGAGATCGACCTGATCGAGGAAGTGGCCCGTCGCATCGGGTTCGACCAGATCGGGCGCACGCTGCCCAACGCGCACGGGCAGGTGGGCGCGCTCACGGGCCTCCAGCGCGACCGCCGGTCGGTTGCCGACGCGCTCGTGGGGTTCGGGGTGTCGGAGGCGATCACGTTGTCGCTGGTGTCACCCGCCGACCTCGAACGCGCCGGCGCGCCGGTC
This window harbors:
- the pheT gene encoding phenylalanine--tRNA ligase subunit beta; the encoded protein is MLAPLSWIREFTPVTAPVPELVAALNQLGLEVEGVEEPGREISGVVAGKVLEVVKHPDADKLSIVDVDFGAGHTRVVCGAPNVVAGMIVPYAPEGATLPGGFTLVRRTIRGVVSDGMLLSSRELGLGDDHSGIVSLDPGSELGADVREILGLDDVIFDLSITPNRPDAMCIVGVARELAAHFKLDLDVPEPSAPTDAAIANDISVVIDAPDRCPRYLGRVARVTMGESPAWMAQRLVKAGMRPISNVVDVTNYVLLERNQPLHAFDLARLGGRGIVVRLARDGEQMTTLDGVERELTRDDLLICDAERAPQAIAGIMGGSTSEVSGATTEILLESAYFERMGIAKTSKRLKLRSESSARFERGIDPDAVARNAEHAMDLLSHVADARVARESEDVYPDPVERERIRVRTSRVDQVLGTALDAEQVWDALAPLEIELDQYDGDTLVATVPTFRPDLEREIDLIEEVARRIGFDQIGRTLPNAHGQVGALTGLQRDRRSVADALVGFGVSEAITLSLVSPADLERAGAPVDRLVRAANPLRAEESVLRTRVLPGLLQAVAFNRSHGLHDVALFEQGHVFYTPADGAGPLPEEPEHLAVAMAGTVRRRPVEDDRAVDVYDAVDALREVIDALEIEQFALEPADVPGYAPGRSARVLAGGVDAGAVGEIADAVVGALGLVAPVVGFEVVLDTLVAAPRRDRQFQTSSRFPASSIDLAFAVSEAVPAGAIVRTLREAAGALLEDVRPFDVFQSDALGPGRRSLAFALRFRAADSTLTDAQISEVRQRCIDAVIAAHGAELRG